A genomic window from Cupriavidus basilensis includes:
- a CDS encoding nucleotidyltransferase family protein, which translates to MTSPLTGPINGAIHTAEPPTGILLAAGYGRRFDPAGQRNKLLAMLPDGHTVAARSARTLVCVLPGTLAVIRPGNAALAAELQAAGCRVLETAAAEAGMGAALAAAVAATPDASGWVVALADMPWLPAELVRAVALTITTRDAIAAPWRDGRRGHPVGFGSAWRDALLKLDGDEGARTLLKTQPVMRILTEDEGAFRDVDVEGDLGGTGV; encoded by the coding sequence GTGACCAGCCCGCTGACGGGCCCCATCAACGGTGCCATCCACACTGCCGAGCCCCCCACCGGCATCCTGCTGGCAGCCGGCTACGGCCGCCGCTTCGACCCCGCCGGCCAGCGCAACAAACTCCTGGCCATGCTGCCCGACGGCCACACCGTAGCCGCCCGCAGCGCCCGCACGCTAGTCTGCGTGCTGCCCGGCACGCTAGCCGTGATCCGCCCGGGCAATGCCGCGCTAGCGGCAGAATTGCAAGCTGCCGGCTGCCGGGTACTGGAGACTGCGGCAGCCGAGGCCGGCATGGGCGCCGCGCTGGCTGCGGCGGTAGCCGCCACGCCCGACGCCAGCGGCTGGGTAGTGGCGCTGGCCGACATGCCGTGGCTGCCGGCCGAGCTGGTGCGCGCGGTGGCGTTGACAATCACCACGCGTGACGCGATTGCCGCACCGTGGCGCGACGGACGGCGTGGGCATCCGGTCGGATTCGGGTCTGCGTGGCGAGATGCCCTGCTCAAGCTTGATGGGGATGAAGGCGCGCGGACGTTATTGAAGACACAGCCGGTGATGAGGATTCTTACTGAGGATGAGGGGGCGTTTCGGGATGTGGATGTTGAGGGGGATTTAGGGGGGACGGGGGTGTAG
- a CDS encoding XdhC family protein, whose protein sequence is MDSVDLEVLKSSVKWQAEGHRTLLVTVVRTWGSSPRPEGAMLAVRDDGLVVGSVSGGCIEDDIIDRVRREGIAGAHPEAVKYGISAEEAHRFGLPCGGTIELVTEPLGADSHLDELLAAVEGGKLVARTLDMASGRATLGPAEATDGLAFDGATLLTIHGPRYRMLVIGAGQLSKYLSQIAVGLGFQVTVCDPREEYTETWDIPGVTMVRTMPDDTVTDMKLDERCAVIAVTHDPKLDDLALMEALRTRAFYVGALGSRRNNQARRERLKEFDLNELQLARLHGPVGIYIGSRTPPEIAISILAEVVAAKNHVSLPDILQVEGAKAARELAANEGSTCSPAP, encoded by the coding sequence ATGGACAGCGTGGATCTCGAAGTCCTGAAAAGCAGTGTGAAGTGGCAGGCCGAAGGCCATCGCACGCTATTGGTGACGGTAGTCAGAACCTGGGGCTCGTCGCCCCGGCCGGAAGGCGCCATGCTGGCGGTGCGCGACGACGGCCTGGTGGTCGGCTCGGTCTCGGGCGGCTGCATCGAAGACGACATCATCGACCGGGTACGGCGCGAAGGCATTGCCGGCGCGCACCCCGAAGCCGTCAAGTACGGCATCAGCGCCGAGGAAGCGCACCGCTTCGGCCTGCCCTGCGGCGGCACCATCGAACTGGTGACCGAGCCGCTCGGCGCCGACAGCCACCTGGACGAACTGCTGGCCGCCGTGGAGGGCGGCAAGCTGGTCGCCCGCACGCTCGACATGGCTAGCGGCCGCGCCACCCTGGGCCCGGCCGAGGCCACCGACGGCCTTGCCTTCGACGGCGCCACCCTGCTCACCATTCACGGGCCGCGCTACCGCATGCTGGTGATTGGCGCGGGACAGCTGTCGAAATACCTGAGCCAGATCGCGGTTGGCCTGGGTTTCCAGGTCACCGTGTGCGACCCGCGCGAGGAATACACCGAGACGTGGGACATCCCCGGCGTCACCATGGTGCGCACCATGCCGGACGACACCGTGACCGACATGAAGCTCGACGAGCGCTGCGCGGTGATCGCCGTCACGCACGACCCCAAGCTCGACGACCTGGCCCTGATGGAAGCCCTGCGCACGCGCGCCTTCTACGTCGGCGCCCTCGGCTCGCGCCGCAACAACCAGGCGCGCCGCGAGCGGCTCAAGGAGTTCGACCTCAACGAGCTGCAGCTCGCGCGGCTGCACGGCCCGGTCGGCATCTACATCGGCAGCCGCACGCCCCCCGAGATCGCCATCTCGATCCTGGCCGAAGTCGTCGCCGCCAAGAACCACGTCTCGCTGCCCGACATCCTCCAGGTGGAAGGCGCCAAGGCCGCGCGCGAACTGGCCGCCAACGAAGGCAGCACCTGCAGCCCCGCCCCGTGA
- a CDS encoding CoxG family protein, which produces MEMTQTRQLPVAQQTAWEALNDTALLKQCIPGCESIEPDGDNAYLVALTAAVGPVKARFKGRMALQDIQAPDSYTIQFDGQGGVAGFGKGTAAVTLAPEGDATVLTYTVNAQVGGKIAQIGSRLVDAAARKMADTFFDRFTAAVSGSGEQGDEPGTDDNVAKDGAAAGEGSAPDEQNGETKRKRSWTAWISKS; this is translated from the coding sequence ATGGAAATGACACAGACGCGGCAACTGCCGGTAGCACAGCAAACCGCCTGGGAAGCCCTGAACGACACGGCGCTGCTCAAGCAATGCATCCCAGGATGTGAGAGCATCGAGCCTGACGGCGACAACGCCTACCTGGTGGCGCTGACCGCCGCGGTGGGCCCGGTCAAGGCGCGCTTCAAGGGGCGCATGGCCCTGCAGGACATCCAGGCGCCCGACAGCTACACCATCCAGTTCGACGGACAAGGCGGGGTCGCCGGTTTCGGCAAAGGCACCGCGGCCGTCACGCTGGCCCCCGAAGGCGACGCGACGGTGCTGACCTACACGGTCAACGCCCAGGTTGGCGGCAAGATCGCGCAGATCGGCTCGCGCCTGGTCGACGCCGCCGCGCGCAAGATGGCCGATACCTTCTTCGACCGCTTTACGGCGGCGGTGAGCGGGTCCGGCGAGCAGGGTGACGAGCCAGGCACGGATGACAATGTCGCCAAGGACGGAGCGGCGGCCGGCGAAGGCAGCGCGCCCGATGAACAAAACGGTGAAACGAAGCGGAAACGATCATGGACAGCGTGGATCTCGAAGTCCTGA
- a CDS encoding vWA domain-containing protein, producing the protein MPRLHPDAPLAAVPPAGTLPMLARNVTHFVRLLRDAGFALSPAQAVDTLLALQYVDIGRRDEVRAAMAALMVSGPDQRLLFDAAFDLFWRDPDWEGKLRALLLPRVDAGAPPPPRNNRLADALAAQRPPESGRRGEDHVERFTAPLTFSAQERLAQRDFETLGAEEWRALQHMIRARHARLATERTRRLRAAASGPHADLRASARLAVRQQGEWLRWKYRRRAERRPPLVLLLDISGSMSQYSRAVLYFCHALMQSRERLHVFLFGTRLTNITRWLRERDPDEAVGAITGQVRDWAGGTRIGAALATFNRQWARRTLSGRATVLLVTDGLDHEDIDLLDAEMARLRRFAHRIVWLNPLLRYAGFMPQARGVQAILPHVDALRSAHNLDSLFALESLLAARETLAMPVFTAVPGPGDIKNMKDTKETPRPWK; encoded by the coding sequence ATGCCCCGGCTCCATCCGGACGCTCCGCTGGCCGCCGTGCCACCCGCCGGCACGCTGCCCATGCTGGCGCGCAACGTCACGCATTTCGTGCGGCTGCTGCGCGATGCCGGCTTTGCGCTGTCGCCCGCACAAGCTGTGGATACGCTGCTGGCGCTGCAGTACGTGGACATCGGCAGGCGCGACGAAGTGCGCGCAGCCATGGCAGCCCTGATGGTGAGCGGGCCCGATCAGCGCCTGTTGTTCGACGCCGCCTTCGACCTGTTCTGGCGCGACCCGGACTGGGAGGGCAAGCTGCGCGCCCTGCTGCTGCCGCGCGTGGATGCCGGCGCGCCGCCGCCGCCGCGCAACAACCGGCTGGCCGACGCGCTCGCCGCCCAGCGCCCTCCCGAGTCCGGCCGCCGCGGCGAGGACCATGTCGAGCGCTTTACCGCGCCGCTCACCTTCAGCGCGCAGGAGCGCCTGGCGCAGCGCGACTTTGAAACCCTCGGCGCGGAAGAATGGCGCGCGCTGCAGCACATGATCCGCGCCCGCCACGCGCGCCTGGCCACCGAGCGCACGCGCCGCCTGCGCGCCGCCGCCAGCGGACCGCACGCCGACCTGCGCGCCAGCGCCCGGCTGGCGGTGCGCCAGCAAGGCGAATGGCTGCGCTGGAAATACCGCCGCCGCGCCGAGCGCCGCCCACCGCTGGTGCTGCTGCTCGACATTTCCGGCTCGATGAGCCAGTACTCGCGCGCGGTGCTGTACTTCTGCCATGCGCTGATGCAATCGCGCGAGCGGCTGCATGTGTTCCTGTTCGGCACCCGGCTGACCAACATCACCCGCTGGCTGCGCGAGCGCGACCCGGACGAAGCGGTTGGCGCCATCACGGGCCAGGTGCGCGACTGGGCCGGCGGCACCCGCATCGGCGCCGCGCTGGCCACCTTCAACCGCCAGTGGGCGCGCCGCACGCTGTCCGGACGCGCCACGGTGCTGCTGGTCACCGACGGGCTCGACCATGAAGACATCGACCTGCTAGACGCCGAAATGGCGCGCTTGCGCCGCTTCGCCCATCGCATCGTCTGGCTCAACCCGCTGCTGCGCTATGCCGGCTTCATGCCGCAGGCACGTGGCGTGCAAGCCATCCTGCCGCATGTGGACGCCCTGCGCTCGGCGCACAACCTGGACAGCCTGTTCGCGCTCGAATCCCTGCTGGCCGCGCGCGAGACCCTGGCCATGCCCGTGTTCACTGCGGTGCCGGGGCCCGGAGACATTAAAAACATGAAGGACACCAAGGAGACGCCCCGACCATGGAAATGA
- a CDS encoding AAA family ATPase, producing the protein MLPQSIDQTAALLEAQQYFADRETATVLYLALRMQRPLFLEGEPGVGKTALARAMADALGTRLLRLQCYEGLDASSALYEWDYPRQIMALRLAEARGERPDTQSLYHDDFLLKRPLLESLLPDPAAPGIPRVLLIDEIDRADEPFEAFLLEVLSEFQVSIPEIGVIRAEQPPLIIVTSNRTREVHDALKRRCLYQWMGYPQRERELQIVAARAPEAASALQHQAIDFIHRLRGIDLFKSPGIAEAIDWCRALAALGVSELDPQSVRDTLGVLLKYQDDLARVDGPTVAELLASRAPGA; encoded by the coding sequence ATGCTTCCCCAGTCCATCGACCAGACCGCTGCCCTGCTGGAGGCACAGCAGTATTTCGCCGATCGCGAAACCGCCACCGTGCTGTACCTGGCACTGCGCATGCAGCGCCCTCTCTTCCTCGAAGGCGAGCCTGGCGTGGGCAAGACCGCGCTGGCGCGGGCCATGGCCGACGCACTCGGCACGCGCTTGCTGCGCCTGCAATGCTACGAGGGGCTCGATGCCTCCAGCGCGCTGTACGAATGGGATTACCCGCGCCAGATCATGGCGCTGCGCCTGGCGGAAGCGCGCGGCGAGCGGCCCGACACGCAATCGCTGTATCACGACGATTTCCTGCTCAAGCGCCCCCTGCTGGAATCCCTGCTGCCTGACCCGGCCGCGCCCGGCATCCCGCGCGTGCTGCTGATCGACGAGATCGACCGTGCCGACGAACCCTTCGAAGCCTTCCTGCTGGAGGTGCTGTCCGAGTTCCAGGTGTCGATCCCCGAGATCGGCGTGATCCGGGCCGAGCAGCCGCCGCTCATCATCGTCACCTCCAACCGGACCCGCGAGGTGCATGACGCGCTCAAGCGCCGCTGCCTGTACCAATGGATGGGCTATCCCCAGCGCGAGCGCGAACTGCAGATCGTGGCCGCGCGCGCGCCCGAGGCCGCCTCCGCGCTGCAGCACCAGGCCATCGACTTCATCCACCGGCTGCGCGGCATCGACCTGTTCAAGTCGCCCGGCATCGCCGAGGCCATCGACTGGTGCCGCGCGCTGGCCGCGCTGGGCGTCAGCGAGCTCGATCCGCAATCGGTGCGCGACACGCTGGGCGTGCTGCTCAAGTACCAGGACGACCTGGCCCGGGTCGATGGCCCCACCGTGGCCGAACTGCTCGCCAGCCGGGCGCCGGGAGCCTGA
- a CDS encoding FAD binding domain-containing protein produces MYAFNFERAADTKAAVDKLKADPDAKYLGGGQSLLAAMKLRLAAPSALIDVARIPGMADIRVENDELVIGAAARHADVAANADVRKRIPALAALADGIGDRQVRAMGTLGGSLANDDPAACYPAAVLALNATVVTDRRNIAADSFFRSLYETALEPDELITAVRFPTPDKAAYIKFRNPASRFALVGVMVAQFGKVVRVAVTGAADCVFRSAPLEQALAASFTPAAARAVVVDASKLNTDLHASAEYRAHLIPVLAARAVEQALKG; encoded by the coding sequence ATGTACGCATTCAATTTCGAACGCGCCGCCGATACCAAGGCGGCCGTGGACAAACTCAAAGCGGACCCCGACGCCAAGTACCTGGGCGGCGGCCAGAGCCTGCTGGCCGCGATGAAACTACGCCTGGCCGCGCCATCCGCGCTGATCGACGTAGCCCGCATTCCCGGCATGGCGGATATCCGTGTCGAAAACGATGAGCTGGTGATCGGCGCGGCGGCACGCCATGCCGACGTCGCGGCCAACGCCGACGTGCGCAAGCGCATTCCCGCGCTGGCCGCGCTGGCCGACGGCATCGGCGACCGCCAGGTGCGCGCGATGGGCACGCTGGGCGGCTCGCTCGCCAACGACGATCCGGCCGCCTGCTACCCGGCGGCCGTGCTCGCGCTCAACGCCACGGTGGTCACCGACCGCCGCAACATCGCCGCCGATAGCTTCTTCAGGAGCCTCTACGAAACCGCGCTGGAACCCGATGAGCTGATCACCGCCGTGCGCTTTCCCACGCCGGACAAGGCCGCCTACATCAAGTTTCGCAACCCGGCATCGCGCTTTGCGCTGGTGGGCGTGATGGTGGCGCAGTTCGGCAAGGTCGTGCGGGTCGCGGTCACCGGCGCGGCCGACTGCGTGTTCCGCAGCGCACCGCTGGAGCAGGCGCTGGCAGCCAGCTTCACGCCGGCGGCAGCGCGCGCGGTGGTGGTGGATGCAAGCAAGCTGAACACCGACCTGCATGCCAGCGCAGAGTACCGCGCGCACCTGATCCCGGTGCTGGCGGCGCGCGCGGTGGAGCAGGCGTTGAAGGGCTAA